Proteins encoded together in one Mobula hypostoma chromosome 9, sMobHyp1.1, whole genome shotgun sequence window:
- the mdm1 gene encoding nuclear protein MDM1 isoform X1, with amino-acid sequence MPVKFKGLSEYKRNFSWNESKRSRSSSPVSKQKIPWAGLPSELLGNTREPNFTSKKRVPYYSPQVSQSFHWNGSSNSRSTFHKTIPNVKLQSSEFNGQAIEKSQENQKERETPDDARKPKVPRSRSADCHLHSVSEPVVVKDKELAVEVHKAKDNNISCKKEVADKAVGNDVSYALLKKSGLKSAPRRSLGRSSEYQRQFAWKNQIPSSPLLAAEQIIYTKNPDIPPLQKGKMTTETEYSSQFKGMQPPKGPRLRKDFEEEALAFELGSLSPRKLTGSTSREQSQETETQGKQFQNEQKSQKPVYSYKGLRNVKSEYKTNFRSPVQYEYRSNGETNTNLISPWYAEVKELRERAEAYKRRALGTHFSRDHLTQILSEQNKLWDVSSTSDTEESVSDCIKALDLARARERPNISSIQKNQSSTEQSAILSPRATKNYSETVQNGISDVPTLPVSRKLAWSDEDDKPHETELREGDQDQNCESKEMVEGNAEVEAVVERETVPVNGQDVVTGNSDSSGQSEFGSDAGGRLPTPKLKATGGVQRTHHDLTTPAIGGAVLVAPRQVRSPSPHRRKSQPPLGKSYSHYKHISEASDMKKTELLRHSPAAGVLTRDPIPLREECMPADYRTPFFAKTASSVKTSLKPHLPFDQNSASLTPSLSRTFPYQIQGTLRHPEFQHNGNTGGPRASLLRLQATDPDAADNEDDRMSQISARSAASSSLASQVLERAQKRRDNFWGKSL; translated from the exons atGCCCGTGAAATTCAAG GGTTTAAGTGAATACAAACGTAACTTCAGTTGGAACGAATCCAAGAGATCACGCTCTAGTAGTCCTGTTTCTAAGCAGAAAATACCATGGGCAGGTCTCCCTTCAGAACTGCTTG GAAATACTAGGGAACCAAACTTCACCTCAAAGAAACGAGTGCCATATTATAGTCCTCAAGTTTCACAATCTTTTCATTGGAATGGGAGTAGTAATTCAAGAAGTACATTTCATAAAACAATACCAAATGTGAAATTGCAATCTTCTGAATTCAATGGACAAGCAATTGAGAAGAGTCAAGAGAACCAGAAAGAACGTGAAACACCTGATGACGCTCGAAAGCCTAAAGTTCCAAGATCACGGTCTGCAGACTGCCATTTGCACTCAGTATCTGAGCCAGTTGTTGTCAAAGATAAGGAATTGGCTGTAGAGGTACACAAAGCAAAGGACAACAATATATCTTGTAAGAAGGAAGTTGCAGATAAAGCGGTTGGTAATGAT GTTAGCTATGCACTCCTTAAAAAGTCAGGATTGAAGTCTGCACCACGGAGGAGTTTAGGGAGAAGCTCTGAGTACCAACGGCAATTTGCTTGGAAAAATCAAATACCTAGTTCTCCATTACTGGCTGCAGAACAG ATTATTTACACCAAAAATCCGGATATTCCTCCACTTCAAAAGGGTAAGATGACCACCGAAACAGAATATTCAAGTCAGTTTAAAGGTATGCAACCACCTAAAGGACCACGCTTGCGTAAAGATTTTGAAGAAGAAGCTTTAGCATTCGAACTGGGAAGCCTTTCTCCACGGAAG TTGACAGGGTCCACTTCTAGAGAACAGAGTCAAGAAACAGAGACACAGGGCAAACAGTTTCAAAATGAACAGAAATCACAAAAACCTGTTTACTCATACAAAGGACTTAG AAATGTTAAGTCTGAATACAAGACTAATTTTCGATCTCCTGTCCAGTATGAATATAGATCTAATGGG GAAACTAATACTAACCTAATTTCCCCTTGGTatgcagag GTGAAGGAGCTTAGAGAGAGAGCTGAAGCATATAAGAGGAGAGCACTTGGTACTCACTTCTCCCGGGATCACCTCACCCAAATTCTTTCTGAACAAAATAAGCTATGGGATGTGTCCTCAACATCTGATACCGAAGAATCAGTCAGTGATTGTATCAAAGCTCTGGACCTTGCAAG GGCCAGAGAAAGACCTAACATTTCCAGCATTCAAAAAAATCAGAGCTCTACAGAACAAAGTGCTATATTATCACCACGGGCAACTAAAAACTACAGTGAAACAGTGCAGAATGGTATTTCAGATGTTCCTACTCTACCAGTCAGCAGAAAATTGGCATGGAGTGATGAGGACGATAAGCCACACGAAACAGAACTAAGAGAAGGTGACCAAGACCAAAATTGTGAAAGTAAGGAGATGGTTGAGGGAAATGCAGAAGTGGAAGCAGTTGTGGAAAG AGAAACAGTCCCTGTAAATGGACAGGATGTGGTAACAGGAAATTCAGACTCAAGTGGACAGTCTGAATTTGGATCTGATGCAGGTGGGCGACTGCCTACTCCAAAGCTGAAGGCAACTGGTGGAGTCCAACGAACTCATCATGATCTGACCACACCAGCCATTG GAGGTGCTGTTTTGGTTGCTCCTCGCCAAGTCAGATCACCATCACCCCATCGTAGGAAAAGTCAGCCTCCATTGGGAAAATCATATTCACATTATAAACATATTTCAGAAGCATCAGACATGAAAAAG ACTGAATTGCTACGACATTCTCCAGCAGCTGGTGTTTTGACGCGTGATCCTATCCCTTTGAGGGAAGAATGCATGCCTGCAGATTACAGAACTCCTTTCTTTGCAAAGACCGCGTCTTCTGTTAAAACATCATTAAAGCCTCATCTTCCTTTTGATcaaaactctgcttcacttacTCCTTCGCTGTCTAGAACCTTCCCTTATCAGATACAAGGAACACTTAGACATCCAGAGTTCCAGCATAACG GTAATACTGGAGGACCACGGGCCAGCCTGCTGAGGTTACAAGCAACAGATCCAGATGCTGCAGATAATG AGGATGATCGAATGTCACAAATATCTGCACGGTCAGCAGCGTCCAGTTCACTCGCCTCTCAAGTCCTTGAGCGTGCTCAAAAAAGGAGAGACAATTTCTGGGGCAAGAGCCTATGA
- the mdm1 gene encoding nuclear protein MDM1 isoform X2, producing the protein MEGNTREPNFTSKKRVPYYSPQVSQSFHWNGSSNSRSTFHKTIPNVKLQSSEFNGQAIEKSQENQKERETPDDARKPKVPRSRSADCHLHSVSEPVVVKDKELAVEVHKAKDNNISCKKEVADKAVGNDVSYALLKKSGLKSAPRRSLGRSSEYQRQFAWKNQIPSSPLLAAEQIIYTKNPDIPPLQKGKMTTETEYSSQFKGMQPPKGPRLRKDFEEEALAFELGSLSPRKLTGSTSREQSQETETQGKQFQNEQKSQKPVYSYKGLRNVKSEYKTNFRSPVQYEYRSNGETNTNLISPWYAEVKELRERAEAYKRRALGTHFSRDHLTQILSEQNKLWDVSSTSDTEESVSDCIKALDLARARERPNISSIQKNQSSTEQSAILSPRATKNYSETVQNGISDVPTLPVSRKLAWSDEDDKPHETELREGDQDQNCESKEMVEGNAEVEAVVERETVPVNGQDVVTGNSDSSGQSEFGSDAGGRLPTPKLKATGGVQRTHHDLTTPAIGGAVLVAPRQVRSPSPHRRKSQPPLGKSYSHYKHISEASDMKKTELLRHSPAAGVLTRDPIPLREECMPADYRTPFFAKTASSVKTSLKPHLPFDQNSASLTPSLSRTFPYQIQGTLRHPEFQHNGNTGGPRASLLRLQATDPDAADNEDDRMSQISARSAASSSLASQVLERAQKRRDNFWGKSL; encoded by the exons ATGGAAG GAAATACTAGGGAACCAAACTTCACCTCAAAGAAACGAGTGCCATATTATAGTCCTCAAGTTTCACAATCTTTTCATTGGAATGGGAGTAGTAATTCAAGAAGTACATTTCATAAAACAATACCAAATGTGAAATTGCAATCTTCTGAATTCAATGGACAAGCAATTGAGAAGAGTCAAGAGAACCAGAAAGAACGTGAAACACCTGATGACGCTCGAAAGCCTAAAGTTCCAAGATCACGGTCTGCAGACTGCCATTTGCACTCAGTATCTGAGCCAGTTGTTGTCAAAGATAAGGAATTGGCTGTAGAGGTACACAAAGCAAAGGACAACAATATATCTTGTAAGAAGGAAGTTGCAGATAAAGCGGTTGGTAATGAT GTTAGCTATGCACTCCTTAAAAAGTCAGGATTGAAGTCTGCACCACGGAGGAGTTTAGGGAGAAGCTCTGAGTACCAACGGCAATTTGCTTGGAAAAATCAAATACCTAGTTCTCCATTACTGGCTGCAGAACAG ATTATTTACACCAAAAATCCGGATATTCCTCCACTTCAAAAGGGTAAGATGACCACCGAAACAGAATATTCAAGTCAGTTTAAAGGTATGCAACCACCTAAAGGACCACGCTTGCGTAAAGATTTTGAAGAAGAAGCTTTAGCATTCGAACTGGGAAGCCTTTCTCCACGGAAG TTGACAGGGTCCACTTCTAGAGAACAGAGTCAAGAAACAGAGACACAGGGCAAACAGTTTCAAAATGAACAGAAATCACAAAAACCTGTTTACTCATACAAAGGACTTAG AAATGTTAAGTCTGAATACAAGACTAATTTTCGATCTCCTGTCCAGTATGAATATAGATCTAATGGG GAAACTAATACTAACCTAATTTCCCCTTGGTatgcagag GTGAAGGAGCTTAGAGAGAGAGCTGAAGCATATAAGAGGAGAGCACTTGGTACTCACTTCTCCCGGGATCACCTCACCCAAATTCTTTCTGAACAAAATAAGCTATGGGATGTGTCCTCAACATCTGATACCGAAGAATCAGTCAGTGATTGTATCAAAGCTCTGGACCTTGCAAG GGCCAGAGAAAGACCTAACATTTCCAGCATTCAAAAAAATCAGAGCTCTACAGAACAAAGTGCTATATTATCACCACGGGCAACTAAAAACTACAGTGAAACAGTGCAGAATGGTATTTCAGATGTTCCTACTCTACCAGTCAGCAGAAAATTGGCATGGAGTGATGAGGACGATAAGCCACACGAAACAGAACTAAGAGAAGGTGACCAAGACCAAAATTGTGAAAGTAAGGAGATGGTTGAGGGAAATGCAGAAGTGGAAGCAGTTGTGGAAAG AGAAACAGTCCCTGTAAATGGACAGGATGTGGTAACAGGAAATTCAGACTCAAGTGGACAGTCTGAATTTGGATCTGATGCAGGTGGGCGACTGCCTACTCCAAAGCTGAAGGCAACTGGTGGAGTCCAACGAACTCATCATGATCTGACCACACCAGCCATTG GAGGTGCTGTTTTGGTTGCTCCTCGCCAAGTCAGATCACCATCACCCCATCGTAGGAAAAGTCAGCCTCCATTGGGAAAATCATATTCACATTATAAACATATTTCAGAAGCATCAGACATGAAAAAG ACTGAATTGCTACGACATTCTCCAGCAGCTGGTGTTTTGACGCGTGATCCTATCCCTTTGAGGGAAGAATGCATGCCTGCAGATTACAGAACTCCTTTCTTTGCAAAGACCGCGTCTTCTGTTAAAACATCATTAAAGCCTCATCTTCCTTTTGATcaaaactctgcttcacttacTCCTTCGCTGTCTAGAACCTTCCCTTATCAGATACAAGGAACACTTAGACATCCAGAGTTCCAGCATAACG GTAATACTGGAGGACCACGGGCCAGCCTGCTGAGGTTACAAGCAACAGATCCAGATGCTGCAGATAATG AGGATGATCGAATGTCACAAATATCTGCACGGTCAGCAGCGTCCAGTTCACTCGCCTCTCAAGTCCTTGAGCGTGCTCAAAAAAGGAGAGACAATTTCTGGGGCAAGAGCCTATGA